A genomic region of Amblyraja radiata isolate CabotCenter1 chromosome 16, sAmbRad1.1.pri, whole genome shotgun sequence contains the following coding sequences:
- the rpl23 gene encoding 60S ribosomal protein L23, with the protein MSKRGRGGSSGAKFRISLGLPVGAVINCADNTGAKNLYIISVKGIKGRLNRLPAAGVGDMVMATVKKGKPELRKKVHPAVVIRQRKAYRRKDGVFLYFEDNAGVIVNNKGEMKGSAITGPVAKECADLWPRIASNAGSIA; encoded by the exons ATGTCTAAGCGAG GACGTGGCGGCTCCTCGGGAGCGAAATTCCGCATTTCCCTCGGTCTTCCCGTGGGAGCTGTAATCAACTGCGCTGATAACACGG GTGCCAAGAACTTGTACATCATCTCTGTGAAAGGGATCAAAGGGCGGCTGAACAGGCTGCCAGCCGCCGGCGTTGGAGACATGGTCATGGCCACCGTGAAGAAGGGCAAACCAGAGCTCAGAAAAAAGG TGCACCCTGCAGTTGTGATACGGCAGCGGAAAGCATATCGGAGAAAAGACGGCGTGTTCCTTTACTTCGAAGACAATGCGGGAGTGATAGTAAACAACAAAGGAGAAATGAAAG GCTCGGCGATCACAGGCCCAGTGGCCAAGGAGTGCGCAGATCTGTGGCCCAGGATTGCTTCCAACGCTGGCAGCATTGCATAA
- the c16h17orf98 gene encoding uncharacterized protein C17orf98 homolog translates to MTARSCPPEMRCLDYEYFKKEKGFVLDSVAVSNSSLAYERAHPKLCDVIPPYNAQKDPYSKHAFGGKAMKKLLKRTNQDHGGSSNSGWLVDYFYKNGPAQRYLSKRNSNGAGHSFNQFIGHRGYLMDVQPIFDTMGSLAYRRNTPGLRLKPNIFGDIFNLPLH, encoded by the exons ATGACCGCTCGTTCCTGTCCTCCTGAAATGCGTTGCCTGGATTATGAATACTTCAAGAAAGAGAAGGGGTTCGTGTTGGACAGCGTGGCCGTCTCCAACAGCTCCCTGGCCTACGAGAGAGCCCACCCCAAGCTGTGTGATGTCATCCCTCCCTACAACGCGCAGAAAGACCCTTACTCCAAACACGCCTTCGGCGGCAAAGCGATGAAGAAGCTTCTCAAGAGGACTAACCAG GATCACGGTGGCTCATCAAACAGCGGCTGGCTTGTGGACTATTTTTACAAAAACGGACCTGCTCAAAGATACCTCAGCAAGAGAAATAGCAATGGAGCAG GTCATTCGTTCAACCAATTCATCGGACACAGGGGATACTTAATGGATGTCCAACCCATTTTTGATACAATGGGCAGTTTGGCTTACAGGAGGAACACCCCCGGCCTGAGACTGAAGCCAAATATATTCGGAGATATCTTCAATCTACCACTGCATTAG